A DNA window from Fragaria vesca subsp. vesca linkage group LG3, FraVesHawaii_1.0, whole genome shotgun sequence contains the following coding sequences:
- the LOC101294643 gene encoding uncharacterized protein LOC101294643, producing MASAAETSESLLSKLESADSAGIHRLISDYLNPFADLHNKKKKKTSADLQTLQRSLAKKFTPFLNRALSILPKRLADPSNLDAAFAPELFDIYRLCLDSMAAVSSQFSGKPYKFHIHRIRFICALEAWARHRDAESEALRVLKSFKAIQLGTEPVDLDSRFVPGVKQGCADNEFGALIGEVVYILARCASAIQSKEEEVYERLLCMVEELAPWFRVLDETASDKVHRQLAIYLGRCTLFLVETLSSFGENLICKFCCITVSEYAKSPIKDHMFKWGRRICSALFSLQEPGSSRISNTLLCLLDSLVDECKAEIEFPGKDFAELTAYCANKCCTTSTNLSGSLRSHLEKLITHFDQVPPLNLILRLYATGLHYVDCSLKSKDDDVTSSGGAIRMLLDDGGITTDLSDCLDSLESYFQIGTNDISKMGFSTRHVQKNLKDYLLPYYNALEFLCHPLVDIVYSGKKQIFADNGAAFVSNGLWVIQGAFHQLYDVFLSLQTYRITCDIDIDGFKQNSILRASVAACILSTRTKLNTQRSAQILNHVITSEWIQLDGLKHIYASLYSTGTRLYKNKELTEASEALKLSCKASWARVIRLCELFAGKLKVSIADLSKDTILDVLNESCTVSAFLLDILNQVDNHEVKRAMVECLETWSTAVNLFGKLPGPMSVVKQWVKMECKCCNNVHIEDSCPTLYSLLSSSKNLSKKTTEIILEQGLLAYEQMYAVNPEFCQKMQMQIINILLQDVYVTPDSWLQKAKILVRKGRWLKLYGINGLKDCICCLTEAITLLVSNQSKTYGNTSIHETSPRHELAVAYCLRALCTQEDEPQSEKMFQDIRAALDAWLGISTIDMCSPDDKCFMVSESTMTLLYNIFDLLSIKGHMDYYHDIYRILIRLYNWKNIPLEKCLVRLWECRRVSHALCSSPVNDTLVMNLSDHFGELPKSIEFWVDSLKGSRQLVIGFQHNFSFLFANVPGRPCIPKNLFRCEITVDEVKEAALELISSVPVSSQSSYVTAYLYYDLCERLVSNGQLVEALSYAMEAHQLRRELFQKKFAYCFVQKTEKYNETGDTYQKFTLNDHNLVLQRSVSREVWSFDTSSCNLEKCYLSPYNVLQCYLESTLQVGVIHEIIGNGAEAEVHLQWGKTISCSQSLPLFTVAFCSVLGKLYLKKQLWDLAEKELQSAKQYLDASEKDISCLKCRLMQEATVELNLADLYQRKLYSSRSASLEKPSCAESLYNSALTKLNLPEWKNSVSCPGLTVLKEVGNSGGSTSSHFAETKVEPKGKIEAKKSRTKNARKPVGRDQVSVPYNLRSTQSRSQSCHNQSVRGTGVQVGDSKNSKRSTECDSSDNLSNRDFLLDLECCEVSYGCDQTCICHKTRCWQCLPMEVMESGLLKNFVDLKWEYVRRRLSLRLLTGLGNCLEHQGQIHEANEFILQSVSVLVSRNPFSMTTSSVPPTCLLDLMAKEIPGDVLSVERAEILYSICWLSLKIRSKNKRVLFSDLPHIHLPKLVSWLMLAFVLCREVPVLFQKVSRLLAAIFLLSASSETFSLSSSCKNLHENHWASYFHQASIGAHLNYHFFTKISERCKLQHPVNSELSPKSNAAAFDVLFGLSLLEIKPSVTLGAHVAGSCLVPEKQNLHRVAPESTQYLEEFVTEFFSGLPCTTIICISVLGGPYASLLQELLCFPSLVHAWIVVSRLNSKNQPISVLLPVDSVLEGDSDDDSFSGIKNWHCPWGSTVVDDVAPEFRLILEGTYSSSVKHPVQDTNEKKLYWWVQRKNFDRRLGEFLKNLEDSWFGAWKLMLLGEWSDREQLDSVLEDLVCSLKSKCKMEIDESVLKVILGGSKYDFEGGPFVTQLCRKKGSYINKFGCLEEEKCMASCNDSSGGDNLSESAYKLVSEAVNELKGLHSCVNIEPTILVLDYEVQMLPWENLPVLRNQEVYRMPSVGSILATANRNYQNQDQVQSIATLFPLIDPLDAFYLLNPSGDLNYTQNEFETWFRDQNLEGKAGSAPPAEELAVALSSHDLFLYFGHGCGKQYIPRHEIQKLEHCAATLLMGCSSGSLKLNGCYVPQGTPLSYLLAGSPVIVANLWDVTDRDIDRFAKSMLDSWLKARSSPCVGCVQKSDKNLSCEHRPTVGSFMSEARKTCQLPFLIGAAPVCYGVPTGIWKKEL from the exons ATGGCCTCCGCCGCGGAGACCTCTGAATCTCTCCTCTCCAAGCTCGAATCCGCCGATTCTGCCGGGATTCACCGCCTCATCTCCGACTACCTAAACCCATTCGCCGACCTTCACAACAAAAAGAAGAAGAAGACCTCCGCCGACCTCCAAACCCTACAACGCTCTCTCGCCAAAAAATTCACCCCCTTCCTCAACCGCGCCCTATCCATCCTCCCCAAACGCCTCGCCGATCCTTCAAACCTCGATGCCGCTTTTGCCCCCGAATTGTTCGATATTTACCGCCTCTGCCTCGACTCCATGGCCGCCGTGTCGTCGCAATTCTCCGGCAAGCCGTACAAGTTTCACATCCACAGGATCCGGTTCATTTGTGCCCTCGAGGCCTGGGCCCGCCACCGGGATGCGGAGTCCGAGGCGCTTAGGGTTTTGAAGAGCTTCAAGGCAATTCAATTAGGAACGGAGCCGGTGGATTTGGACAGTCGGTTTGTGCCAGGTGTCAAGCAGGGCTGCGCCGATAACGAGTTCGGGGCTCTGATCGGAGAAGTGGTGTATATTCTAGCGAGGTGTGCTTCTGCAATTCAAAGCAAGGAGGAGGAGGTATATGAGCGGCTGCTTTGTATGGTTGAGGAGTTGGCTCCTTGGTTTAG GGTGCTAGATGAAACTGCAAGTGACAAAGTACACAGACAGCTTGCCATTTATCTCGGGAGGTGTACTCTTTTTTTAGTCGAGACACTTTCATCCTTTGGAGAAAATCTCATATGCAAGTTCTGCTGCATAACAGTGAGCGAGTATGCAAAGTCGCCCATCAAAGATCATATGTTCAAG TGGGGACGTCGAATATGTTCAGCTTTATTTTCATTACAAGAGCCTGGTTCGTCACGGATCAGTAACACATTGTTATGCTTGTTGGACTCCCTTGTTGATGAATGCAAG GCTGAGATCGAATTTCCAGGAAAAGATTTTGCTGAACTTACTGCTTATTGTGCCAATAAGTGTTGTACTACAAGTACAAATCTTTCTGGTAGTTTGAGATCTCATTTAGAAAAGTTAATAACTCACTTTGATCAG GTTCCACCTTTAAATTTGATTCTAAGGCTTTATGCTACTGGTTTGCACTACGTTGATTGTAGTTTAAAGTCCAAGGATGATGATGTTACATCTTCTGGGGGTGCAATTAGAATGTTGCTTGATGATGGCGGTATAACGACTGATTTGTCAGATTGTCTTGATTCTTTAGAAAGTTATTTCCAAATTGGTACAAATGATATTTCCAAAATGGGGTTTTCCACGAGGCACGTGCAGAAGAATTTAAAGGATTATCTTCTGCCTTATTATAATGCATTGGAGTTCTTATGCCACCCACTTGTTGACATAGTTTATTCGGGAAAGAAGCAGATTTTTGCTGATAATGGAGCTGCCTTTGTTTCTAATGGACTGTGGGTTATCCAGGGTGCCTTTCATCAGTTATACGATGTGTTCCTTTCTTTACAAAC GTACAGAATTACTTGTGATATAGATATAGATGGATTTAAGCAGAACAGCATCCTTCGTGCTTCTGTGGCTGCTTGTATACTTTCCACCAGAACGAAGCTTAACACACAG AGGAGTGCACAAATACTAAACCATGTCATTACCAGCGAATGGATTCAACTTGATGGTCTAAAGCATATATATGCCTCTCTCTACAGTACTGGGACACGTTTGTACAAAAACAAGGAGCTGACTGAG GCTTCAGAGGCTTTGAAGCTATCCTGCAAGGCATCTTGGGCTCGTGTTATACGTCTTTGTGAACTATTTGCAGGCAAATTAAAGGTCTCCATTGCTGATCTTTCCAAAGATACCATTTTAGATGTCTTGAATGAGTCATGTACAGTAAGCGCTTTTTTATTGGATATTCTTAACCAAGTTGATAATCACGAGGTGAAAAGAGCTATGGTAGAGTGCCTTGAAACTTGGTCTACTGCAGTAAATTTGTTTGGGAAGCTGCCAGGTCCAATGTCTGTGGTGAAGCAGTGGGTTAAG ATGGAATGTAAGTGCTGTAACAATGTGCACATTGAGGATAGCTGTCCAACCTTATACAGTCTGCTGTCATCTTCTAAGAATTTATCAAAGAAGACGACTGAGATAATCTTGGAGCAG GGACTTCTTGCTTATGAGCAAATGTATGCTGTGAACCCTGAGTTTTGTCAGAAGATGCAAATGCAAATTATAAACATACTACTGCAAGATGTGTATGTCACTCCAGATAGTTGGTTGCAAAAAGCAAAAATATTAGTGAGAAAGGGAAGATGGTTAAAACTCTATGGAATCAATGGTCTAAAGGACTGTATCTGTTGTTTAACAGAAGCAATAACTTTACTTGTAAGCAATCAG AGTAAGACGTATGGTAACACCAGTATCCATGAAACATCTCCTCGACATGAATTAGCTGTGGCATATTGCTTACGAGCGCTTTGTACCCAGGAGGATGAACCGCAATCAGAG AAAATGTTTCAAGATATCCGTGCTGCCCTTGATGCATGGTTGGGAATTTCTACTATAGACATGTGCTCTCCAGACGACAAATGCTTCATGGTGTCTGAAAGTACGATGACACTCCTATATAATATTTTTGATTTGTTATCTATCAAG GGTCACATGGATTATTATCATGATATATATAGGATTTTGATTAGATTATATAACTGGAAAAATATCCCGTTAGAGAAGTGCTTGGTCAGATTGTGGGAGTGCAGGAGAGTTAGTCATGCCCTTTGTAGTTCGCCTGTTAATGATACACTCGTCATGAACTTATCAGATCATTTTGGTGAACTTCCAAAATCTATTGAGTTTTGGGTAGATTCTCTTAAAGGATCCCGACAATTGGTAATAGGGTTCCAACATAATTTCTCATTTCTATTTGCAAATGTACCTGGGAGACCATGCATTCCTAAAAACTTGTTCCGATGTGAAATCACAGTTGATGAAGTAAAAGAAGCTGCTCTTGAACTTATTTCAAGT GTTCCTGTTTCGAGTCAGTCGTCTTATGTAACTGCATATCTCTACTATGATTTATGTGAAAGACTAGTTTCAAACGGCCAGTTAGTTGAG GCTCTGTCATATGCAATGGAAGCTCACCAGTTGCGCCGTGAACTGTTCCAAAAGAAGTTTGCATACTGTTTTGTACAAAAGACTGAAAAGTACAATGAAACTGGGGATACCTATCAGAAGTTTACACTGAATGATCATAATCTGGTATTGCAAAGATCAGTTTCCCGTGAAGTTTGGTCCTTTGACACTAGTTCATGTAACTTGGAAAAGTGTTATCTTAGTCCTTATAATGTACTTCAATGTTATCTTGAAAGCACTCTTCAG GTAGGGGTTATCCATGAAATAATTGGTAATGGAGCTGAGGCTGAGGTACATTTACAGTGGGGAAAGACTATTTCCTGCTCACAAAGCTTGCCACTATTTACAGTTGCATTTTGTTCGGTCTTGG GAAAACTGTATCTTAAGAAGCAGCTTTGGGATTTGGCAGAAAAGGAACTGCAAAGTGCCAAGCAATATTTGGATGCTAGTGAAAAAGATATTTCTTGCTTAAAGTGCAGATTGATGCAAGAAGCAACTGTTGAGCTGAATCTTGCTGATTTATACCAAAGGAAATTGTATAGTTCAAGGAGTGCATCTTTAGAGAAACCATCTTGTGCTGAAAGTTTGTACAATTCAGCACTTACCAAGCTAAACCTTCCTGAGTGGAAAAACTCTGTTAGTTGCCCCGGACTAACTGTACTTAAAGAAGTTGGAAATTCTGGTGGCAGTACTTCTAGTCATTTTGCAGAAACCAAGGTGGAACCAAAAGGCAAGATAGAAGCTAAAAAGTCTAGGACTAAGAATGCCCGAAAACCAGTGGGGAGGGATCAAGTTTCAGTTCCTTACAATTTGAGGTCCACTCAGTCTAGATCCCAATCTTGTCATAACCAAAGTGTAAGAGGTACTGGTGTCCAAGTTGGTGATTCAAAAAATTCGAAACGAAGCACTGAGTGTGATTCTTCTGATAATTTAAGTAACAGAGACTTTCTTTTGGATTTGGAATGTTGTGAGGTTTCATATGGGTGTGACCAAACATGCATTTGCCACAAAACGAGGTGTTGGCAATGTCTTCCCATGGAAGTTATGGAATCTGGGCTACTGAAAAACTTTGTAGATTTGAAATGGGAGTATGTCCGCAGGCGTCTCTCTCTCAGGCTTCTGACAGGATTAG GAAATTGTTTGGAGCATCAAGGTCAAATTCATGAAGCAAATGAATTTATCCTGCAAAGCGTATCAGTTTTAGTCAGCAGGAACCCATTTTCTATGACTACCTCATCTGTTCCGCCAACTTGCTTGCTTGATCTAATGGCAAAGGAAATCCCTGGGGATGTGCTTAGTGTTGAGCGTGCGGAGATACTGTACAGCATATGTTGGCTGTCTTTAAAGATTCGTTCCAAGAATAAGAG GGTTCTTTTTTCTGATCTGCCTCATATCCATCTACCAAAACTAGTGTCATGGTTGATGTTAGCTTTTGTGCTCTGCCGTGAGGTTCCTGTACTTTTTCAGAAG GTTTCTAGATTGCTTGCGGCTATATTTTTACTTTCTGCCTCGAGTGAAACTTTTTCTCTGTCATCTTCTTGCAAAAATCTCCACGAAAATCATTGGGCTTCTTATTTCCATCAAGCTTCAATTGGCGCGCATCTCAATTACCATTTTTTTACGAAAATATCTGAGAGGTGTAAACTCCAACACCCTGTAAACAGTGAG TTATCCCCCAAGAGTAATGCAGCTG CGTTTGATGTCCTATTCGGATTGTCACTATTAGAAATCAAGCCAAGTGTTACTTTG GGGGCACATGTTGCTGGCTCATGCTTGGTACCAGAAAAACAGAATTTACATAG GGTCGCTCCTGAGTCAACTCAATACCTTGAAGAATTTGTGACAGAATTCTTTTCAGGCCTTCCATGCACCACAATCATCTGTATAAGTGTGCTTGGAGGCCCTTATGCTAGTTTGTTACAAGAATTGTTGTGTTTTCCATCACTTGTGCATGCATGGATTGTGGTTTCACGCTTGAACTCTAAGAATCAACCTATCAGTGTGCTTCTGCCAGTGGATTCAGTATTAGAAG GAGATTCAGATGATGATAGTTTTTCTGGAATAAAGAATTGGCACTGTCCATGGGGTTCCACTGTGGTTGATGATGTAGCTCCGGAGTTTAGATTGATATTGGAGGGGACTTATTCATCATCTGTGAAACATCCTGTACAAGATACAAATGAGAAAAAGCTTTACTGGTGGGTGCAGAGGAAGAATTTTGATCGCCGCCTTGGTGAATTTTTGAA GAATTTGGAAGATTCATGGTTTGGTGCTTGGAAACTTATGCTACTGGGTGAATGGTCAGACCGTGAGCAGTTGGACTCGGTACTTGAGGATCTAGTGTGCAGTTTGAAATCCAAATGCAAAATGGAGATAGATGAAAGTGTTTTGAAAGTCATCCTTGGGGGTTCCAAATATGACTTTGAAGGAGGTCCATTTGTTACACAGCTTTGTCGTAAGAAAGGTTCCTACATTAATAAATTTGGATGTTTAGAGGAAGAAAAGTGTATGGCATCATGTAATGATTCTAGTGGTGGTGATAACTTGTCTGAGTCAGCCTACAAACTAGTATCAGAAGCAGTGAATGAGCTTAAAGGTTTACATTCTTGTGTGAATATAGAGCCAACAATATTAGTTCTGGACTACGAGGTGCAG ATGCTTCCTTGGGAGAACTTACCAGTCCTTAGAAACCAGGAGGTGTATCGCATGCCCTCTGTTGGGAGCATTTTGGCAACAGCCAATAGAAACTACCAGAATCAAGATCAAGTTCAGAGTATAGCGACTTTATTTCCTTTGATTGATCCCTTGGATGCCTTTTATCTTCTGAATCCCAGTGGTGATCTAAATTATACACAAAATGAATTTGAGACATGGTTCAGAGATCAAAACTTGGAG GGGAAGGCTGGATCTGCACCTCCTGCTGAAGAATTGGCAGTAGCGTTGAGCAGCCATGATTTATTTTTGTATTTTGGCCATGGATGTG GGAAACAATATATTCCTAGACATGAGATTCAGAAACTGGAACACTGTGCCGCAACTCTCCTAATGGGATGTAGTAGTGGTTCTCTGAAACTGAATGGATGTTATGTTCCACAAGGTACTCCACTATCCTATTTGCTAGCCGGTTCTCCTGTCATTGTCGCCAATTTGTGGGATGTGACGGACAGGGATATTGACCGATTTGCAAAGTCCATGCTTGATTCATGGTTGAAAGCAAGGTCGAGTCCCTGTGTGGGTTGTGTCCAGAAATCGGACAAAAACCTGTCTTGTGAGCATAGGCCGACGGTTGGATCATTCATGAGTGAAGCACGTAAAACTTGCCAGTTACCTTTCTTGATCGGAGCAGCACCTGTATGCTATGGTGTCCCAACTGGCATATGGAAAAAAGAGTTGTAG
- the LOC101294928 gene encoding acyltransferase-like protein At3g26840, chloroplastic-like, with product MTRRLAFSTRHTISCSSELARENQSHPLVEERVSLKNFTEQAKDLIKSDVGMPHWFSPLDCGQPLPGSPLLLFLPGIDGTGLGLIMHHQKLGEIFEVLCLHIPPKDRTPFADLVKLVERKIRSEHHRSPNRPVYLVGESLGTCLALSVASLNTDIDLVLVLANPATSISKSPLQPILSLLQFMPDLLSNLSLPLVLSSMAGAMLADLEKGFGGVSWDLVAPSIAYLSVLADILPIETLLWKLQMINSASSYANSRLHAVKAQTLILSSGRDPLLPSKQEGLRLRQLLANCEICTFEDCGHFLFLEDAFDLVTVIKQVGVYRRSKERDFVLDFIPPSPSELNDVLDRYRWMNITMSPVMLSTLADGEIVRGLAGIPSDGPVVYVGNHMLLGLDAFPLVTQLLEHKGIHLRGIAHPVMFMKWKQGKLMEVPFSNDFRLMGAVPVSGKNFFRLLSTKSHILLYPGGVREACHRKGEAYKLFWPEQSEFVRMAARFGAKIVPFGTVGEDDFCNILCDYEDQIKIPFLKKYIDELTDEVGKLRITLDGEGGNQDVHFPGILPKSPGRYYFHFGKPIETEGRTEELRDRKKAHELYLEVKSEVEKCIAYLQERRESDPYRSLASRLFFQARHGFTSEVPAFDLD from the exons ATGACTAGAAGGTTAGCTTTCTCCACACGCCACACCATATCTTGCAGTTCCGAGCTAGCTAGAGAGAACCAGAGCCACCCTTTGGTGGAAGAGCGTGTGAGCTTGAAGAATTTTACTGAGCAAGCCAAGGATCTAATTAAATCCGACGTCGGAATGCCTCACTGGTTCTCGCCTTTAGACTGCGGCCAACCTTTACCCGGTTCACCTCTGCTTCTCTTTTTGCCGG GAATTGATGGCACTGGACTTGGGCTTATAATGCATCATCAGAAACTTGGAGA GATTTTTGAGGTCTTGTGCTTGCATATTCCTCCCAAGGATCGAACACCATTTGCAG ACTTGGTGAAGCTGGTAGAGAGAAAAATTCGTTCAGAGCATCATCGCTCACCTAATAGACCAGTATACCTTGTTGGAGAATCTCTTGGAACATGCCTTGCACTATCTGTGGCATCCCTTAACACTGATATCGACCTTGTTCTAGTCTTAGCAAATCCTG CAACGTCCATCAGCAAATCACCACTTCAACCCATATTATCTTTACTGCAGTTCATGCCCGACTTACTATCCAATCTTAGTCTTCCTCTTGTACTGAGTTCAATGGCAG GTGCAATGCTGGCTGATTTAGAGAAGGGATTCGGAGGGGTATCATGGGATCTTGTTGCACCATCAATAGCTTACCTCTCT GTTCTTGCAGATATCTTGCCAATAGAAACACTTCTGTGGAAACTACAAATGATTAATTCAGCTTCATCGTATGCCAATTCACGCCTCCATGCTGTAAAAGCTCAAACCTTGATACTTTCCAG CGGAAGGGATCCATTGCTACCTAGTAAACAGGAAGGTCTGAGACTCCGGCAGCTACTTGCGAATTGTGAGATCTGTACATTTGAAGACTGTGGCCATTTCCTCTTCTTG GAAGATGCTTTTGATTTGGTAACTGTTATCAAGCAGGTTGGTGTCTATCGTCGTTCAAAAGAACGAGATTTTGTTTTAGACTTCATACCACCATCACCTTCCGAGTTAAACGATGTTCTGGACAGATACAG ATGGATGAACATAACTATGAGCCCAGTGATGCTCTCAACTTTAGCAGACGGGGAAATAGTGAGGGGCTTAGCTGGGATTCCTTCAGATGGTCCTGTAGTGTATGTTGGTAATCACATGTTACTCGGACTTGATGCGTTTCCATTGGTAACGCAGTTGTTGGAACATAAAGGCATCCATCTGCGAGGGATAGCACATCCAGTTATGTTTATGAAATGGAAACAAGGAAAGTTAATGGAAGTACCATTTTCCAATGATTTCAGACTTATGGGGGCTGTTCCTGTCTCCGGAAAAAACTTTTTCAGGCTACTCTCCACAAAGTCTCATATCCTACTCTATCCTGGTGGAGTGCGTGAGGCTTGCCACAGGAAG GGGGAAGCATACAAGTTATTCTGGCCGGAACAGTCAGAGTTTGTGAGAATGGCTGCTAGATTTGGAGCGAAAATCGTACCTTTTGGTACGGTTGGGGAAGATGATTTCTGTAAC ATATTATGTGATTATGAAGACCAGATTAAAATTCCTTTCCTCAAGAAATATATAGATGAACTAACTGATGAAGTTGGAAAACTGAG GATTACCCTTGATGGGGAGGGAGGCAATCAAGATGTACACTTCCCAGGAATTCTACCAAAATCTCCGGGTCGGTATTATTTTCATTTTGGGAAACCAATTGAAACAGAAG GGAGGACGGAGGAATTACGAGACAGGAAGAAAGCTCATGAACTGTATTTAGAAGTGAAATCAGAGGTTGAGAAATGCATTGCATATTTGCAGGAAAGAAGAGAGAGTGATCCTTACAGAAGCCTTGCGTCTCGGCTATTCTTCCAAGCCAGACATGGCTTTACATCTGAAGTTCCTGCATTTGACCTCGATTAA
- the LOC101296358 gene encoding probable histone H2B.1-like has translation MAPKAEKKPAEKKPAEKTVAEKAPAEKKPKAGKKLPKEAGAAAGEKKKKRNKKSVETYKIYIFKVLKQVHPDIGISSKAMGIMNSFINDIFEKLAQESSRLARYNKKPTITSREIQTAVRLVLPGELAKHAVSEGTKAVTKFTTEKKPAEKKPAEKTVAEKKPKAGKKLPKEAGAAAGDKKKKRNKKSVETYKIYIFKVLKQVHPDIGISSKAMGIMNSFINDIFEKLAQESSRLARYNKKPTITSREIQTAVRLVLPGELAKHAVSEGTKAVTKFTSF, from the exons ATGGCGCCCAAGGCTGAGAAGAAGCCCGCCGAGAAGAAGCCGGCCGAGAAGACCGTGGCGGAGAAAGCGCCGGCGGAGAAGAAGCCCAAGGCCGGCAAGAAGCTCCCCAAGGAAGCCGGAGCGGCCGCCGGAGAGAAGAAGAAGAAGAGAAACAAGAAGAGCGTGGAGACCTACAAGATCTACATCTTCAAGGTCCTCAAGCAGGTTCACCCTGACATTGGGATCTCCAGCAAGGCCATGGGCATCATGAACAGCTTCATCAACGACATCTTTGAGAAGCTTGCTCAGGAGTCGTCCAGGCTCGCAAGGTACAACAAGAAGCCCACGATTACTTCTCGGGAGATCCAGACTGCTGTGAGGCTTGTGCTTCCTGGTGAATTGGCCAAGCACGCCGTCTCTGAGGGGACTAAGGCTGTGACCAAGTTTACTA CTGAGAAGAAGCCCGCCGAGAAAAAGCCGGCCGAGAAGACCGTGGCGGAGAAGAAGCCCAAGGCCGGAAAGAAGCTCCCCAAGGAGGCCGGAGCGGCCGCCGGCGACAAGAAGAAGAAGAGGAACAAGAAGAGCGTGGAGACCTACAAGATCTACATCTTCAAGGTCCTCAAGCAGGTCCACCCTGACATTGGGATCTCCAGCAAGGCCATGGGTATCATGAACAGCTTCATCAACGACATCTTCGAGAAGCTTGCGCAGGAGTCGTCTAGGCTCGCCAGGTACAACAAGAAGCCGACGATTACTTCTCGGGAGATCCAGACCGCTGTGAGGCTTGTGCTTCCTGGTGAGTTGGCCAAGCACGCCGTCTCTGAGGGGACTAAGGCGGTGACCAAGTTCACCAGCTTTTGA
- the LOC101296938 gene encoding histone H3.2-like has translation MARTKQTARKSTGGKAPRKQLATKAARKSAPATGGVKKPHRFRPGTVALREIRKYQKSTELLIRKLPFQRLVREIAQDFKTDLRFQSSAVAALQEAAEAYLVGLFEDTNLCAIHAKRVTIMPKDIQLARRIRGERA, from the coding sequence ATGGCCCGTACCAAGCAAACCGCCCGGAAGTCCACCGGAGGAAAAGCTCCACGCAAGCAGCTGGCCACCAAGGCCGCCCGAAAGTCTGCTCCGGCGACCGGAGGAGTGAAGAAGCCCCACCGTTTCAGGCCCGGAACCGTGGCTCTCAGAGAGATCAGGAAGTACCAAAAGAGCACTGAGCTTCTGATCCGCAAGCTTCCCTTCCAGAGGCTTGTGAGGGAGATTGCTCAGGATTTCAAGACGGATCTTCGTTTCCAGAGCAGCGCCGTGGCGGCGCTTCAGGAGGCGGCGGAGGCATACTTGGTGGGTCTGTTTGAGGACACTAACCTGTGTGCGATTCATGCCAAGAGGGTGACCATTATGCCCAAGGACATTCAACTTGCCAGGAGGATTAGGGGCGAGAGGGCTTGA